The following are encoded in a window of Thermoprotei archaeon genomic DNA:
- a CDS encoding ABC transporter permease gives MISSSPYTLMYYIVDAQVTSAILVTILSAAFAAVLSFILGTPLAYILARYDFPGKYIIDSVVDLPMIIPHLVAGIALLIVWGPRGLLGTVLSSQGIRVTDTFLGIVIAELFVSFPLYVRSVESAIRLIDPSLEKVSRTLGASHGFTFYKVILPLIKNAIFTGLIVSWARGMSEFGAVIVLTYVILYGPFSGSMSAPVLIYNEFTTRGLYNALPITSLLVLVSLILFITLKIIQRRGGVYGSYG, from the coding sequence TTGATAAGTAGTTCTCCGTATACTTTAATGTATTATATTGTTGATGCACAAGTTACTTCCGCTATTTTAGTTACGATTTTGTCTGCTGCGTTTGCTGCTGTTCTTTCTTTTATTCTAGGTACACCGTTAGCTTATATTTTAGCTAGATATGATTTTCCAGGCAAATACATTATTGATTCTGTTGTTGATCTCCCCATGATAATTCCTCATTTGGTAGCAGGAATAGCATTATTAATAGTGTGGGGTCCAAGAGGGTTACTTGGAACAGTTTTATCATCTCAAGGCATTAGAGTTACTGATACGTTTTTGGGGATTGTAATTGCAGAGCTATTTGTTAGTTTTCCGCTTTATGTACGATCAGTTGAGAGTGCCATCAGACTTATTGACCCATCGTTAGAGAAGGTATCCAGAACATTAGGAGCTTCGCATGGTTTCACTTTCTATAAGGTTATATTGCCTCTCATAAAAAATGCTATCTTTACTGGTTTAATAGTATCATGGGCTCGTGGGATGAGTGAATTTGGTGCAGTGATAGTGTTAACTTATGTAATACTTTATGGACCTTTTTCTGGGAGTATGTCGGCACCAGTTCTTATTTATAATGAATTTACAACAAGGGGATTATATAATGCGTTGCCGATAACATCACTATTGGTACTGGTGAGTCTAATACTGTTTATAACACTTAAGATTATTCAACGGAGAGGTGGTGTGTACGGTTCTTACGGTTAA
- a CDS encoding substrate-binding domain-containing protein — MLQFKLQTRFSFISNNTLIDEELIELLKEIKRSSSLILAAKKIRVSYKYAWKKLNETSRALGTPLVITTRGGKFGGRTELTITGEELLRRYGLFTKYASIELQNTFKKYVIDSDINIVGSHCPGIELALKTMASKNSELRFHVENTGSLNGLISIEEGKSDIAGIHLLDPESEKYNEPYIKKLNLKNVILIKGYKREQGLIVRKGNPKGIRGMADIITRKGIFVNRNMGSGTRILFEKLLYKTAKEFQINFEDAKNSIRYYPHEVNSHAEVAQIILKGYADVGLGIRTVADQYGLDFIPLTLEEFDFITNNQSIKNPVVKKFFALLSSQTFKQKLTKSLTGIHPTENTGKIEKIDDPLP; from the coding sequence ATGTTACAGTTTAAACTTCAAACTAGATTTAGTTTCATTTCTAACAATACATTAATCGATGAAGAACTTATTGAATTGCTTAAAGAAATAAAAAGAAGCAGTTCTTTAATTTTAGCTGCTAAAAAAATACGCGTATCATATAAGTATGCATGGAAAAAACTCAATGAGACTAGTAGAGCTTTAGGAACACCATTAGTAATAACAACAAGAGGAGGAAAATTTGGTGGAAGGACAGAATTGACCATAACAGGTGAAGAATTGTTAAGAAGATATGGACTGTTTACAAAATATGCGTCAATAGAATTGCAAAATACTTTTAAAAAATATGTTATTGATAGTGATATAAACATTGTTGGTAGTCATTGTCCAGGCATAGAATTAGCATTGAAAACAATGGCATCTAAAAACTCAGAATTGAGATTTCATGTAGAAAACACAGGGTCCTTAAATGGTTTAATAAGTATAGAGGAAGGGAAATCTGATATTGCAGGAATACACCTACTAGATCCAGAAAGTGAAAAGTACAATGAACCATATATAAAGAAGCTTAATCTGAAAAACGTAATACTTATAAAAGGATACAAGAGAGAACAGGGATTAATAGTAAGAAAAGGCAACCCCAAAGGAATAAGAGGCATGGCTGACATTATCACTAGAAAAGGAATCTTTGTAAATAGAAACATGGGCTCAGGAACAAGAATACTCTTTGAAAAATTACTCTACAAAACAGCAAAAGAGTTTCAAATTAATTTTGAAGATGCAAAAAATTCTATACGTTATTATCCTCATGAAGTCAACTCACACGCTGAAGTAGCACAAATAATACTTAAAGGATATGCTGACGTAGGATTAGGAATAAGAACAGTCGCAGACCAATATGGCTTAGACTTTATACCACTAACTCTGGAAGAATTTGACTTTATAACCAATAATCAATCAATTAAGAATCCAGTAGTAAAGAAATTTTTCGCACTACTATCCTCACAAACATTCAAACAAAAACTAACAAAATCACTAACAGGGATACATCCAACAGAAAATACTGGAAAAATCGAGAAAATAGATGATCCTCTTCCCTGA
- a CDS encoding ABC transporter ATP-binding protein has product MSVKVGSFMLRNISFKIPNGSWMVILGPTGSGKTTLLESIAGLRQIIGGQVFIDDTEITNLPPEKRNISMVFQNLALFPHLTVYENIEYGLLARGFPRNVREERVSEMLKLFGLEHLKNRYVTNLSGGEKQRVALARALAVRPKVILLDEPFSSLDLVTRKQFWKEIKKLLKYYEIPVLHVTHDQEEAMYLGEMLAVMKNGTIIEQGLTGQIFSKPKSKFVAEFLQYQNIFTGIAKSSKDNMSTIFIDNVKLTIPGKHDGRIMIGIKPENILISKTMPERSTSRNVLKGSIEAIEPSGPTIMITVNVNNLPIKIMITRGFFEELELKQNDIIYLIIKAASIIVLSE; this is encoded by the coding sequence TTGAGCGTTAAAGTGGGTTCTTTTATGTTGAGAAATATATCGTTCAAAATACCTAATGGTTCATGGATGGTGATACTAGGTCCTACTGGTTCTGGAAAAACTACATTGCTTGAAAGTATAGCTGGATTAAGACAAATTATTGGGGGTCAAGTGTTTATCGATGATACTGAAATAACTAACTTACCACCTGAGAAAAGGAATATCTCGATGGTATTTCAAAATCTTGCATTGTTCCCTCATTTAACAGTTTACGAGAATATCGAATATGGATTATTAGCCAGAGGTTTTCCTAGAAATGTTCGAGAAGAAAGAGTTAGTGAAATGCTTAAACTTTTTGGATTAGAACATTTGAAAAACCGTTATGTGACAAATTTAAGTGGTGGTGAGAAACAACGTGTGGCATTAGCCAGGGCTTTAGCTGTCAGACCAAAGGTTATCTTACTGGATGAACCATTTTCTTCCTTGGACCTGGTTACAAGGAAACAGTTTTGGAAAGAGATCAAAAAATTATTAAAATATTATGAAATACCAGTGCTGCATGTAACACACGACCAGGAAGAAGCTATGTATCTGGGTGAGATGCTTGCTGTAATGAAGAATGGAACTATTATTGAACAAGGATTAACTGGTCAGATATTTTCAAAGCCAAAGAGCAAATTTGTTGCAGAATTTCTCCAGTATCAGAACATATTTACTGGTATTGCAAAGAGTAGTAAAGATAATATGAGTACAATATTTATTGATAATGTTAAACTCACTATCCCTGGAAAACATGATGGCCGTATAATGATAGGTATTAAACCTGAAAATATACTAATAAGTAAAACCATGCCTGAACGCTCTACATCACGAAATGTGTTAAAAGGTTCAATTGAAGCTATTGAACCATCCGGTCCTACAATAATGATAACTGTTAATGTTAATAACTTACCTATTAAAATTATGATAACGCGAGGTTTTTTTGAAGAGCTTGAACTAAAACAAAATGATATAATTTATCTTATAATAAAAGCAGCTTCTATCATAGTTTTAAGTGAATAA
- a CDS encoding carbohydrate kinase family protein, with product MGDLCLDIDVYYSKNTEILGNQREAKKVDILLGGSGSNVARIAKRLGLSVMLISSFSDNPIGNLLKYFIESAMGKENLLLAVHHDNEAYTVINIVGKNGVRRAIYHIGSKINGYIGKVQSINLKIFHISGYALELIDYDEFITLLDVLSKKNVKIGLDLFPRIKNVRQEYLNNMLEKLTFLFGNVEEYITLTNSRNIKEAINKLAGMKPSVKVIKLGSGGSLAILKNNIIKEKAFKVKVLSVKGAGDAFIAGFYAAYLKNLPLWLCLRFGNYVASLVVSGNQDMISEELITNIQTL from the coding sequence ATGGGAGATTTATGCTTAGATATTGATGTGTATTATTCTAAGAATACTGAAATTTTAGGTAATCAAAGAGAGGCCAAAAAAGTTGATATACTGCTTGGGGGGTCAGGAAGCAATGTTGCACGAATTGCCAAAAGGCTTGGCTTATCTGTTATGTTGATCTCATCATTTAGTGATAATCCGATAGGTAATTTGTTAAAGTATTTCATAGAAAGTGCTATGGGAAAAGAAAACTTGTTATTGGCAGTTCATCATGATAATGAAGCGTATACGGTGATAAATATTGTTGGTAAGAATGGTGTGCGGAGAGCGATTTATCATATTGGATCAAAAATTAATGGATATATTGGAAAGGTACAGAGTATTAATCTAAAGATATTTCATATATCAGGATACGCATTAGAACTTATCGATTATGATGAATTTATAACACTACTTGATGTACTATCTAAAAAGAATGTCAAGATTGGTTTAGATTTATTTCCAAGAATAAAAAATGTACGGCAAGAATACCTTAACAACATGTTGGAAAAATTAACATTCTTATTTGGAAACGTTGAAGAATACATAACTCTAACCAATTCACGAAATATAAAGGAAGCAATTAATAAATTAGCTGGCATGAAGCCTTCTGTAAAAGTCATAAAACTTGGTTCAGGTGGTTCTCTTGCTATCCTTAAGAATAACATTATTAAAGAGAAAGCGTTCAAAGTAAAAGTATTATCAGTGAAGGGCGCAGGTGATGCATTTATAGCAGGTTTCTATGCTGCATATTTAAAGAATTTGCCATTATGGTTATGTCTTCGCTTTGGAAATTATGTTGCTTCGTTAGTAGTATCGGGAAATCAGGATATGATATCGGAAGAATTAATAACAAATATACAAACATTGTGA
- the wtpA gene encoding tungstate ABC transporter substrate-binding protein WtpA: MIFVALWDKYGKLIMIISMVIMLVVGFYVGYIYGYNDGYNIGFYGASLNVFRVVHAGSLTIPFQQIEGMLKNKYPNLVIDDEAFGSVDAVRQVTDLGREFDIVGVADYYVIRDLMLPRFTSWYIVFAGNEMVVLYTNRSKYASEIDENNWYKIIARPGVIVGVSDKDRDPSGYRAVLVTKLASMYYYHDNHTLYDMLYKNKYSNGELIIKPKEVDLLAPLESGQVDYVISYYSLAVQHHLNYVRLPPQVNLGDPRYAEIYSEVSVTVNGKVVSGQPIMYALTIPYNAPNKRLAIEFIKILLSEEGRKIIEKNGQKSFSPAYVYGSEGLPSELKDLLYTGLITPISG; the protein is encoded by the coding sequence GTGATCTTTGTGGCGTTGTGGGATAAGTATGGAAAGCTCATTATGATAATATCTATGGTTATAATGCTTGTTGTCGGTTTTTATGTAGGTTACATATATGGATACAATGATGGATATAACATTGGTTTTTATGGAGCTTCTTTAAACGTTTTTAGAGTGGTTCATGCGGGTAGTCTTACAATACCCTTTCAACAAATTGAGGGAATGCTAAAAAATAAGTATCCTAATTTGGTTATCGATGATGAAGCTTTTGGAAGTGTTGATGCGGTTCGTCAAGTAACGGATTTAGGTCGCGAGTTTGATATTGTTGGTGTTGCTGATTATTATGTAATACGTGACCTCATGCTACCTAGGTTTACAAGCTGGTATATCGTTTTTGCAGGTAATGAAATGGTTGTTCTTTATACTAATAGGAGTAAGTATGCTTCAGAGATTGATGAGAATAATTGGTATAAAATAATTGCACGTCCGGGAGTTATCGTGGGAGTTTCGGATAAAGATAGAGATCCTAGTGGTTATAGGGCAGTATTGGTTACAAAGCTTGCCAGTATGTATTATTATCATGATAATCACACGCTATACGATATGCTTTATAAAAATAAGTATTCTAATGGTGAGCTTATAATAAAACCTAAAGAAGTTGATTTATTAGCACCATTAGAGTCTGGACAAGTTGATTATGTAATATCTTATTATTCACTAGCTGTACAGCATCATCTGAATTATGTAAGACTTCCCCCTCAGGTAAATCTAGGTGATCCAAGATATGCCGAAATATATTCTGAAGTGTCAGTTACAGTTAATGGTAAAGTTGTGAGTGGTCAACCAATAATGTATGCTTTAACAATACCTTATAATGCCCCCAATAAGAGGTTAGCAATAGAGTTCATTAAGATTCTTTTATCAGAAGAGGGTAGGAAAATTATTGAGAAAAACGGGCAGAAAAGTTTCTCTCCAGCTTATGTTTATGGTAGTGAGGGGTTGCCAAGTGAGTTGAAAGATCTTTTATATACTGGATTAATAACACCGATTAGTGGTTGA